One stretch of Candidatus Rokuibacteriota bacterium DNA includes these proteins:
- the mraY gene encoding phospho-N-acetylmuramoyl-pentapeptide-transferase, producing the protein MLYYLLPPLSPMFGVLNVTRYITFRTAAASLTALLISLVFGPWLIRKLRDFQIGQIIRQEGPQSHRAKAGTPTMGGLLILTAAIVPTLLWADLANPYIWIAVLATLGFGAIGFADDYLKIVRRSHHGLIPRYKMGLQIVVALGVGVALLVLAQQNPPLYNTRLIFPFFKNLIPDLGWWYLPFAAFVLVAWTNAVNLTDGLDGLAIGPIVMAGGAFAIIAYLSGNFRLAEYLRILNVKGTGELTIFCAALVGAALGFLWFNTYPAQVFMGDVGSLALGGAIGTLAVLTKSELLLPLIGGIYVVEAVSVIIQVGYFKATGKRFFRMAPLHHHYEMQGWPEPKIIVRFWIVSFMLALLALTTLKLR; encoded by the coding sequence CGCGTTACATCACGTTCCGCACGGCGGCAGCGAGCCTTACAGCGCTGCTCATCAGCCTCGTCTTCGGCCCGTGGCTGATACGCAAGCTGCGCGACTTTCAGATCGGACAGATCATCCGGCAGGAAGGCCCGCAGTCGCACCGCGCCAAGGCCGGAACGCCCACGATGGGCGGGCTGCTGATCCTGACGGCGGCGATCGTGCCAACGCTGTTATGGGCTGACCTCGCCAATCCCTATATCTGGATCGCGGTGCTGGCCACGCTTGGATTCGGCGCGATTGGTTTCGCCGACGACTACCTCAAGATCGTCCGCCGCTCGCATCACGGCTTGATCCCGCGTTACAAGATGGGGCTGCAGATCGTGGTCGCGCTCGGCGTGGGCGTCGCGCTGCTCGTCCTCGCGCAACAGAATCCACCGCTCTACAACACGCGGCTGATCTTTCCGTTTTTCAAGAACCTCATCCCCGACCTGGGGTGGTGGTACCTGCCCTTCGCCGCGTTCGTGCTTGTCGCGTGGACCAACGCCGTCAACCTGACGGACGGCCTCGACGGCCTCGCGATCGGGCCCATCGTGATGGCGGGCGGCGCCTTCGCGATCATTGCGTATCTCTCCGGCAACTTCAGGCTGGCGGAGTATCTGCGGATCCTGAACGTCAAGGGCACCGGCGAGCTGACCATCTTCTGCGCGGCGCTCGTGGGCGCGGCGCTGGGCTTCCTCTGGTTCAACACCTACCCGGCCCAGGTCTTCATGGGAGACGTGGGCTCGCTGGCGCTGGGCGGGGCGATCGGGACGCTCGCCGTGCTGACCAAGTCGGAGCTCCTACTGCCGCTCATCGGCGGGATCTACGTGGTCGAGGCCGTGTCCGTCATCATCCAGGTCGGCTACTTCAAGGCGACGGGCAAGCGCTTCTTCCGCATGGCGCCGCTGCACCACCACTACGAGATGCAGGGGTGGCCGGAGCCCAAGATCATCGTCCGCTTCTGGATCGTGTCCTTCATGCTGGCGCTCTTGGCGCTCACGACCCTCAAGCTGAGATAG
- the murD gene encoding UDP-N-acetylmuramoyl-L-alanine--D-glutamate ligase has translation MTGERVEGKSMAGERGAAYRQWLAERTTAVVGLARSGVAAARLIRRLGGRVLASDSGARESLSAEARDLEHLGCALWTGGHPEAAFAGADLVVVSPGVPLELPALEAARARGVPVIGELELGWRVMEADLIAITGTNGKTTTTALTGELLGGTVRPLLVGGNIGTPLCAHALDFPADGLVVAEASSFQLDTTELLRPRVAAVLNVTPDHLDRHKTFERYVEAKSRIFANQTPADCAVLNADDPVAASLAPRTRARVLWFSRLTPLDHGVFVRDGWIVAKLNGHVEEICPLGEIPLRGQHNVENVLAAAACALWTGLSPESIRRGIGAFRGVAHRIERVLEERGVTYYNDSKGTNVASTIKALESFTESLILIAGGKGKGQDFGPLGQAARGRVRQAVLIGADRAQIRAVLEAAGVPCMDAGSMQEAVAAARSLAGVGDVVLLSPACASFDMFDSYEHRGKVFKTIVHELTSSR, from the coding sequence ATGACAGGCGAGCGGGTGGAGGGAAAATCCATGGCGGGGGAGCGGGGTGCGGCGTACCGGCAGTGGCTCGCCGAGCGCACGACCGCCGTGGTGGGCCTCGCGCGGAGCGGCGTCGCCGCCGCGCGCCTGATCCGACGCCTGGGCGGCCGCGTGCTCGCTTCGGACTCGGGAGCCCGCGAATCGCTCTCCGCCGAAGCGCGCGACCTCGAGCATTTGGGGTGCGCGCTCTGGACGGGCGGGCACCCGGAGGCGGCCTTCGCGGGCGCCGACCTCGTGGTCGTGAGCCCCGGCGTGCCGCTCGAGCTGCCGGCGCTCGAGGCCGCGCGGGCCCGCGGCGTGCCGGTCATTGGGGAGCTTGAGCTCGGATGGCGCGTCATGGAGGCGGACCTCATCGCCATCACGGGCACCAACGGCAAGACGACCACGACGGCGCTGACGGGCGAGCTCCTCGGCGGCACCGTGCGGCCGCTCCTGGTCGGCGGCAACATCGGCACGCCGCTCTGCGCCCACGCCCTCGACTTCCCGGCAGACGGCCTCGTCGTGGCGGAGGCGTCGTCCTTTCAGCTCGATACGACCGAGCTGCTGCGGCCGCGCGTGGCGGCGGTGCTCAACGTCACGCCCGACCACCTGGACCGCCACAAGACCTTCGAGCGCTACGTCGAGGCCAAGTCGAGGATCTTCGCCAACCAGACGCCCGCCGACTGCGCGGTGCTGAACGCCGACGATCCGGTCGCGGCGTCGCTCGCCCCCCGGACCCGCGCGCGCGTTCTCTGGTTCAGCCGGCTCACGCCGCTCGACCACGGCGTCTTCGTTCGCGACGGGTGGATCGTCGCCAAGCTCAACGGCCACGTCGAGGAGATCTGCCCGCTCGGCGAGATCCCGCTGCGCGGCCAGCACAACGTCGAGAACGTGCTGGCCGCCGCCGCGTGCGCCCTGTGGACCGGGCTCTCTCCCGAGTCCATCCGCCGCGGCATCGGCGCGTTCCGGGGCGTCGCCCACCGCATCGAGCGCGTCCTCGAGGAGCGCGGCGTCACGTACTACAACGACTCGAAGGGCACCAACGTCGCCTCGACCATCAAGGCGCTCGAGAGCTTTACGGAGTCCCTCATCCTGATCGCGGGCGGCAAGGGCAAAGGGCAGGACTTCGGCCCGCTCGGGCAAGCCGCCCGCGGCCGCGTGCGCCAGGCCGTGCTAATCGGAGCGGACCGCGCCCAGATCCGCGCCGTCCTCGAGGCCGCGGGTGTCCCGTGCATGGACGCGGGCTCGATGCAGGAGGCGGTGGCGGCGGCGCGCTCCCTGGCCGGCGTCGGGGACGTCGTCCTGCTCTCGCCGGCCTGCGCCTCCTTCGACATGTTCGACAGCTACGAGCACCGCGGCAAAGTCTTCAAGACCATCGTCCACGAGTTGACGAGCTCCCGATGA